The following are from one region of the Deltaproteobacteria bacterium genome:
- a CDS encoding site-specific integrase → DKPGAANRALEILRAMMFRAEEWGLRERDTNPCLGMKWNPRKKIARFLDIDELAQLGRALDAHEARWPEAVAAIRLLALTGCRRSEVLNLRWRNIGADALNLEDSKTGPRAVPLGEAARTVIDALPGPRKPAAFLFPRHAEGRGIWILTNCWRTACADAGLGRLRLHDLRHTAASQAVMAGENLPLVGKLLGHRRHRTTAGYAHLADSHLVEVAERVGNVIADAMVSRKRKPDSGSK, encoded by the coding sequence GGACAAGCCCGGCGCGGCCAACCGCGCGCTGGAAATCCTGCGCGCGATGATGTTCCGGGCCGAGGAGTGGGGCTTGCGCGAGCGCGACACCAACCCCTGTCTCGGCATGAAGTGGAACCCGAGGAAGAAGATCGCCCGGTTCCTCGACATCGACGAACTGGCCCAGCTCGGGCGCGCTCTCGACGCACACGAGGCGCGCTGGCCCGAGGCCGTCGCCGCGATCCGGCTGCTGGCGCTCACCGGCTGCCGCCGCAGCGAAGTGCTCAATCTCCGCTGGCGGAATATCGGCGCCGATGCGTTGAACCTCGAAGACTCGAAAACCGGCCCGCGCGCGGTGCCGCTCGGCGAGGCCGCGCGCACTGTCATCGACGCGCTGCCCGGCCCCCGGAAGCCAGCGGCGTTCCTGTTTCCGCGCCATGCCGAAGGCCGGGGTATCTGGATTTTGACGAACTGCTGGCGGACGGCCTGCGCCGATGCCGGGCTCGGCAGGCTCCGCCTGCACGACCTTCGACATACCGCCGCCAGCCAGGCCGTCATGGCGGGCGAGAATCTGCCGCTGGTCGGCAAGTTGCTCGGTCATCGCCGCCACCGCACCACAGCGGGCTACGCTCACCTTGCCGACAGCCATCTTGTCGAAGTGGCGGAAAGGGTCGGCAACGTCATTGCCGATGCGATGGTGAGTCGCAAACGAAAGCCAGACTCCGGCAGCAAGTGA